GGTCGCGCCAATAGACCTGCCGGTCGGTGAGATCGAAATCCATCTCCGCATCCTTCCCTTTACGTTCACGTAAACCTTTGGACCGATTCGGCGGTCTTGCCAAGTCCCGCGGTCCGAAAATTACCTCATTTGGTCATGGCGCGCAGTTTTGGCTCAGGGATGCGCGCCGGTGGCATCGGGTTCGCCGCGCGCCGCATCGTCGAGCAGCGCCAGCCGCGCTTCATGGTCGGCGCGCGAGATCGGGAATTTGCGCATCACGATCAGCCCCAGCGTGCCGATCACCAGCACCGCGAGCGCGTAGCCGAGCGCAAGGTCGCCCAGCACCGTGCCCCCGACCTCGCCGGGTTTGGCGTTCGCCGGGAAGGCGGCAAAGGACAGGATCTGCCCCGCAAAGAAGATGCCGATCCCCGTCGCGCATTTCTGCATGAAGAAATAGCCCGCAAAGAACAGGCCCTCCGACCGCCGCCCGGTCTCTCCCTGCGACGCCTCGACGACATCGGCCATCATCGACGAGGAGAGGATCATCAGGATGATCGAGAAGCTGTTGCCGACGAAGACCAGACCGAAAAAGGCTGGGACGCTGGGCTTGCCCGGCAGGCCGGGGAATATGTCCTGAATCCACATCAGATACATGCCGCTGTTGACGAGCAGCGCGATTGCGCCCGCGAGGATCGCGCCGCCCTTCTTGCCCATCTTTGCCGACAGCGGCGCGACAAGCAGGAAGGCGGCGATCATCGTTCCGAACAGCAGGAAGACGTAAAGGCTCATCTCCGCTCCGGTCAGCTGCCAGAAAAAGCCGAGCAGATAATTGGTCATCGAGAAGGTTATGCCCTGATTGATGAAGGCGAAGAGCGCCGCGAAGGTCAGCCACAAAAAGGCGCGGTTCGAAAGCGTGTCGCGCATGTCACGCAAGACATGGCTGAGCTTCGCCGCCGGCTTCGGCTGGTCGAGGTTCGACACCGCGATACGGCTGTGCTGTCCCGCCGCCGAAAGCAGCACCGCGCCCGCCATCAGCAGCGCGCCGGTCAGCGCATAGGGAAAATAGCCCGCCGGATCGACGAGGCCGAGTTCGCCGTTGAAGAAGATCGCGTAGGCGAGCCAGAGGATCAGCAATCCGCCGCCCCAGCCGAACAAATAGCGATAGCGCATCACGACGGTGCGTTCGTCATAATCGGACGAAAGCT
This DNA window, taken from Sphingopyxis sp. PAMC25046, encodes the following:
- a CDS encoding MFS transporter, whose protein sequence is MSAASIAAPKAERLPVWLKVTHGLGSIAYGVKDNGFSTFLLLFYNQVIGLDAGIVGFAIMVALIADAFVDPVIGELTDRTRSRWGRRLPWLYFAPIPLAVAWMLLWSPPSEMSDAMTIGWLIGFAIIVRSLVSMCEVPSVAIVPELSSDYDERTVVMRYRYLFGWGGGLLILWLAYAIFFNGELGLVDPAGYFPYALTGALLMAGAVLLSAAGQHSRIAVSNLDQPKPAAKLSHVLRDMRDTLSNRAFLWLTFAALFAFINQGITFSMTNYLLGFFWQLTGAEMSLYVFLLFGTMIAAFLLVAPLSAKMGKKGGAILAGAIALLVNSGMYLMWIQDIFPGLPGKPSVPAFFGLVFVGNSFSIILMILSSSMMADVVEASQGETGRRSEGLFFAGYFFMQKCATGIGIFFAGQILSFAAFPANAKPGEVGGTVLGDLALGYALAVLVIGTLGLIVMRKFPISRADHEARLALLDDAARGEPDATGAHP